Genomic window (Phacochoerus africanus isolate WHEZ1 chromosome 1, ROS_Pafr_v1, whole genome shotgun sequence):
aaaactctcaacaaagcaCATACTGAGTGCACATACTCAGCACAATggaggccatatatgacaagtccATAGCTAACCTCACACTCAGTGGTGAAGAGCTGAAAACTTTCCctctaaggtcaggaacaagaagATGATGTGTATTCTTGCTATTTTTCTTCCACATAGTAGTCCAAGTTCTAGCTGCagaaattagacaagaaaaagagataaagggtatccaaactgaaaaggaagaagtaaaactattactatttaCATGTAACTTGGTACAAGTAGGAAAACTAAAGACTCCAAAAATCTATTAAAAGTagtaaatgagggagttcctgtcatggtgcagcggaaacgaatctgactggtatccatgaggatgtgagttccatccctggccttgctcagtgggtcagggatctggcgtagccatgagctgtgatgtgggtcacagatgcggctcggatcccacattgctgtggctgtggtgtaggccagcaactgtagctccgtttccacccatagcctgagaacttccatgtgccatgggtgcagccccccaaaaaaaggtagttaatgaattcagtaaagttggagggtgcaaaatcaatacacagaactTTATGGTATTTCTTTATACTGATAATGAACTAGCAGGAAGATGAACTAATAAAAACAATCTCTCATTTACTCTTGCATCAAAAAGAGTgaaatacagagttcctgtcatgtctcagaggttaacaaacccgactggcctccatgaagacacagagaaagacaaatattgtatggtaGAACTTATATGtagcatctaaaaaataaactagtgaatgtaacaaaagaagaaacagactcagagatatagagaataaatgagaggttaccagtggggaaagggaaggggaggacAGGCAAAATAGGGGCGGTAAAGAGGTACAGACTACTAGGTACAAAGTAAATAAGCTGCAAGGGTGTATCATACAACACACAGAATAcagccagtattttgtaataactgaatGGAACGTAACCTTTGAAAATTGTGAATCACCCGCTATAAACCTGAAActtactgtacatcaactatacctcaatataaaaaatatgtgtgataggaaattctctaaaaaaaataaatatttattggccaATCAGGGCAAGAAGTCTTGGGTTAATATCTGTTTATTATTTGAATTATATAAGTTATTGAGTTTTCACTCATCTTAGCCATCAGTAAACTAGCTCTATGTGGTATTTTATGTAATAGTGGTTCTCTTAATGAATACGTCTAGAAAATTAAAGCTGATGTGGTTCGGAAGATAGATAAGTTCTGAAAAAGTCTGAGTGTCTGTTGTTTTGCAGGCTTCTTTCGTCTCACAGCATTTTACCCCAATCGCATATCCACACAAGTGCTTCCCTTGAAATATCTCGAAAATGggagaagaagaataaaattgttTATCCTCCACAACTGCCCGGAGAACCTCGAAGACCAGCTGTAAGTTTGAGGGTAGAACTAATCTCTCGATGTTGATAAAGTGCTCTTACGCTTCTGTGGCCAGCAGTGATTTATTATTCCatgttaagaaaagaaaatatgtatggCAGCTTGCTTGATCCTTTAGTCAGTACAGAAAATGTTctagacatatatatacatacattttttttttttgcttttttgggctgcacctgcggcacatggagattcccaggctaggggtggaatcggagctacagctgccggcctacaccacagccacagcaacaccaggtctgagccacctcttcgacctacaccacagttgatggtaacaccggatccataacccactgagcaacgccagggattgaacctgcgtcctcatggatctagtcaggttcattaacctctaagccacgaaaggaactcctagatttatctttttgatagttaaaaaattgtctttgttttacatatttatttgccATGACTTAACCTCCTGAATAGGGACCTTAACTCTAAAACTAAACTAATAACATGAGACAATTTCGACTGTTTTTTGACTTCACAAGGCTTGATAATGGAGCATGAGGAGTTGGGCTTAAACCATTGGCCAGTATTTGTTATCTATTCAACTTTACAAAGAGTGATAACCTTAttacttaataaaaaaataacaatacatcATGGTGAGTCTTCTAGAATCCTTGGAGCCTGGGTGCCCTGCACTGGCCAATATTTAAATCATAAATAAgatttttcagtgttttgtttttgaatatagACAAACTGGCTTTGAGGtttgaggtttttcctttttttttttttggtaattcacAAACCCTTGAACCTATGGTTTGAATGTAATCACTGGATTTTTTCCAGAGATATCGTATTCTTTCTAGAGTTTTATCTGATCTTTAGCTGCTTAGAATCCTTTCCCAAACTGCTAGAGATTGCTCAAGTCTGAAATAGAAGACTAATTTCTAGATTAATGTGAACTAATTGTGGGATTcatacacatatattaaaaagtttaagTAATAATAGCATAAAAAAGATGGGAACATTTGAATCCTTAAGAAAATAAaccttgggagttctcttgtgaagCAGGGCTTCAGGGCCTGGTGTTTTTACTGCAATGGCTTgggatccttggcccaggactTCCCAATGTcatggcccaaaaaaaacaaacaacaaaaaaactgtgaTAAGTACTTTAGAAATACACTTACTATTGATAGAACTAttttaattataacatttttaaaaggtctttGGGATTTAAGGCTACTGAATGCAATTCAGTAGTAATTTAATTTGCGTAGTTTTTATATGAACCTGACAGCATgtattttgttaaaattcattTGCTGTCTAGATATTAGTCTgaattaatagttttattttttcttatttagggGAGCTAATTTATTGATcgaaggagttccccctgtggcaacagtgagttaagaatccaactgcagcagctcaggtcgctgcagaggtgtgggttcaatccccagcctgcctcagtgggttaaaggatctggtgttgtcacaccTGCAGTGTAGCTTatactggcctgggaacttccatgtgccatgggtatggccattaaaaaaaaaaaaaaaaaaaaaaagacctccccTTGATTgggaatgaagaaggaaaaaaagttgctAATAGTTTAAACAGATAACTTTTTCCcccttgtttttttagggccacgcctgtggcataggaaagttcccaggatagggaacTATGCCATATCcacagcgacctacaccacagcttatggcaacaccagatcctcaacccactgagcgaggccagggattggacctgcgtcctcgtggatgctagtcgggttcattaccagtgagccatgacagaaactccaaaacaaatagctttaaaaaaaaatcgcatTGGAATATTGtagacttacagtgttgtgttagtttcaggtgtatagcaaaatgaatcagttatacatatacaatctgttccttttcagattctcttcccatatgggttattacatagtgttgagtaaatttccctgtgctataagtaggtccttgttacttcactattttatatatagtttatgacctttttttttttttttttttgtcttttgagggccacacctacggcatatggagcttcccaggctaagagtctaattggagctgtagccaccggcctacaccacagccacagcaacgccagatctgagctgcgtctgcgacctacaccacagctcatggcaacaccggatctttaacccattgagtgaggccagggatcgaacctgcaacctcatggttcctaatcagattcatttctgctgagccacaatgggaactcttaaatgaCCATTTCTATGAgagacatatttttaatttgtggaTTAATTGACATACTGATAATAAGTCAGGCTTATGCGTCATTAATGTGGATCCTGTAAGACTCTAGAACCTTCTTTAGctgacattttttgttgtttgcgTTGttctgtgcatttaaaaataaattaacttctTTGAAAGTTACTACTTTAGAAGTTTCATAATTTAGGCTTACttcatttgaataattattttgcaCATTATATTCTAATATAACTTTGCCTAATTTTACTGTGTAGGTTAATTAACAGCAGTGATATTTAACCGGGCCTTCTGACCTCCAATTTTGTCACTTTATCTTTTTGCCATAATAGATTTATTTACTGAGACTTTGTCCAGTTTATCATTAGAGAGTCCCCTTAGGTGTTGCACCTGTCTCAAGTAAATGTTGAgctttataatttaatttaattttattttatttttgcttttttagggccacgcttgcgacatatggaggttcccaggctaggggtcagattggagccagaactgcagctgccagcctataccacagctcacggcagtgaaggatccttaacccactgagtgaggccagggatcgaacatgcatccttgtggatactagttggatttgtttccgctgcgccatgacaggaactcatggaGCTTTTTAGTTTTAGAAGAGCATGACTGAATAAACATGGGATTCCTTTTTCCCAAATGTCTTTCCAGGATTACGATATCATACACAATTCAGGTTTAGATATCCCACTGTGGGAAACCAAGTGTTGAAAGGATCTATGTAAAAAATTTTATCGAatgtatgaattttatttattaacgTTATCAGTCATGACAGTTCTTCTGTCTTGTCCCGTGCTCCGCAGGACACTTTATTGCTGAAAATATAATTGGGCTTTTGCTACAATTTTCAGCCTGTCAACTTGTATTGCAACTGAAATGAAATCTCCTACATATTAAAAGATGGCCACTTGAGAAAACTCTGTTATTTCTGAGGCATTTGAAAATTTCCAGCAGGAGTCAGAATGTTAGAAAGTTCTGAGGTCTCTCTTTCATTATTTGCCTTGAAAATgttgtctaatttttttcttttacagtggcAGTGTGGTATAGTAGTGGAAAGAATCTGGGTTTTAGAGTCATAAGGGAAACTTCAAAGATATACCTGCCAGACATGGTATTAGGCCCTTTCTGCTTCCCTGAGGGGCACTTACAAGCTTTGTGATTTTGGACAAGTCACTTGATTTCTCTGAATTGCTATTTGTAgttacaaaatgtttttttctcccatttcatacaGTTAGGTCACATAAAATCCTGGGCTCTTCAAGTGCTTTGTGAACTGTAGATGGTTTCTTGGATGTTTGATTAAACCAGGCAATTGGATATGCCTACTGCTATaaacaaaagataataaaagCTAACATTGCTGAAGGTCTTCCCACGTGCTAGGCACTGTAAAGTACCATCTTTACCTAGGTTACTTTATTTAATCCTTCTTATGGTTTTGTGCACTAGGtactattatcatcattttatttattttttttaagttttaagtcaTGTTTATTGAAGAATTTACATTCAGTAAAACACTGAAATTTGACAAATGCAGAAACCAACCTTAAATCAAACTGTAGGAATAGTTCCTCATGAACACACCCCTTGAAACTTACGCAACAAACTTTTCCCTGATCCTTAGCAATCTATTGATCCATTTTCTGTCAGAGAGATCAAAGTTAATTACCACCACCATGAAAGGGATAGAGAAAGCAAAAACCTCTGTTCCATATATTTCACATGTTCAAATATACCATACCTCCTTGAAAAGCTGCTTCTAAGCACCAGCTCTGAATTTTGTCAGCATCTTAAACTGGACCAAGCCGAGTCGCACGCCGCAGCcgaaaaagctttattttttaattaatagaagatttacagtgttttgtcaatttctgctgtatagcacagtgacccagttttttatatacacacacacacacacacacacacatacatacttatatacacacatacatatgtacatacatacgtacatatatatacacacacacacacacacacactctttttctcacattgtcctccatcaggttccatcataagtgattagatatgttcccagtactacacagcaggatctcattgcttataccccaaactcccagtccatctcccccCGCTGCcaccgccttggcaaccacaagtgtgttctccatgtccctgagtttgtttcttttctggagaCAGGTTCcttttgctgtatattagattccagatctatGATCTTCGTTTTAAAGAATAAGGCAGggagaggttaagtagcttggCTCTGTAGCtggtaagtggtagagctgggactCCAGCCTGGGTAGTCTGATGCTAGAGCCTATGCTCTTGACCAAACACTTAGAAATTGGTTTTCTtatgaaaatagttattttgtCCACTTCACCATTGTTTTCACtaactgaaaacttttttttttaatcgtaccttttcttttgctcttttagcTAGCCATTTGAAGTGTTTTCAAAATACTCTCATTTAAATCTTTTACTCTGGATAGAAATGTTGCAACTTTTGGCACAAACTAGCCATTTTAcagtttctgtttctcctttagtAATCTTTATGACATAGTgagaatttggaaaaatataactTTGTATAGGGAAAAAGAATCtccaaattcttaaaaatgtttttatttcttatggaAGCATTTTTATTAGCATAGAAAGTAAAAACTATATTAGCAGTGTATTACTGTCATTTTGATGaacttgcttaatttttttcttaccatttttaAGGAAATCTACCATTGTCGAAGACAAATAAAGTACAGCAAGGACAAGATGTGGTATTTAGCAAAACTGGTAAGCTAAAATGACCATTACCATGTAACACTTAGGGAAAGGAGCTAAAAGACTTGTCCTGATTTCTCAGAAAAGTGAGGAGTATAATTACATGATAAGACTTCTGGTAGGTAACCCAAAAATGATTGCTTAGAGATGAGtgattttgcttaatttttaccTCCTGAGAAACTATGTAGCTATGTAGATACTTGAAACAAAAGCATCAAGAACCtggttacaggagttcccgttgtggcgcagtggttaacgaatccgactaggaaccatgaggttgtgggttcggtccctgcccttgctcagtgggttaacgatccggcgttgccatgagctgtggtgtaggttgcagacgcggctcggatcccacgttgctgtggttctggcataggccagtagctacagctctgattcgacccctagcctgggaacctccatatgctgcgggagcagcccaagaaatggcaaaaagacaaaaaaaaaaaaaacaaaaaaaaattaaattaaattaaaaaaaaaagaaaaaaaagaacctggtTACAATTAGAGAATGAAGGAagcatatttatatatctataaaagTTAATTCAACCTATTTCACAACTGTTGCCTTTTAAGTTTTTTCCCCAGAAGATGAAATTTATatatgagagaagaaaaagtagCACATACACATGTAGTACATCTATTCTGTAGGAGAAGGAGATGCTTTTAATGCCTAGTGTGGTCCTTGCCAACCTGGATCCTTCTCTGTCACgtctgttgttattattattgaaatCATTATAATCCAggttttatagtttaaaatatttgattatgtCCTAAAGCAGGTGGTAGTAtcccttctcaaactcttctctTTTACCTGcatttagctatttttatttatttatttatttatttatttatttatttatttatttattttttggtcttttgtcttttttttttagggccacacccacagcatatggaggttcccaggctaggggtctaatcagagctacagctgccggcctacaccacagctcacggcaacaccagatccttaacccaccaagcaaggccagggatcgaacccacaatctcatggttcctagttggattcatttctgctgcaccacgatgggaactccctatttttattcttttttttttcttttgtttttttgccttttccagggctgctcccatggcatatggaggttcccaggctaggggtctaatcagagctacagctgtcggcctacaccacagctcacggcagcaccggatccttaacccactgagagaggccaggtatcgaacccacaacttcatagttcctagttggattcatttctgctgctccatgacgggaactcctaattagctaattttaaaagttatttggaTTGTGTGAGGCTTTAACTTTTCATTGAAAAGGGAACATTCgctttgtaaaataatttattttctcttgtctGTTACCCTTTAATTCTAGATACGAGGAATGTCTATTGACCAGGCTTTGGCTCAGTTGGAATTCAGTGACAAAAAGGGGGCTCAAATAATTAAAGAGGTAAACTGAGATTGGCTGCAAGTGCGCACATAGCTGTCACTCATGTGTTAGTAAGCTTGGCCTAAAAACCAAATTCTCTGGTATAAATGCATAGTTTATATAATTCAGATTTAGGGTACTCAGTTTGATTACTGTCCTTATACCTTAAGAATGTTGTGTggtttaagtattttttttcccgagatgccttttttttttttttttttttttggtggtcattttagggctgcacccatggcatatggaggttctcaggctaggggttgaatcagagctgtagtcactggcctaacccacagccacagcaacaccagatctgagcctcatttgcaacctacaccacagctcatggcaacacaggattcttaaccccctgagcgaggccagagatagaacctgcaacctcatggttcctcgtcggattcatttccgctgagccacgaagggaactcctgagatgctTTTATTTGCATCAGATAGTCATTTATATTTTACAGTCTATGAGGTGACCcatcttatttttaatcattgGGGGCTTGATACATTTTTTAGAAGATTTTTGTGTCACTTCCACAACTGAGAGCTTGTGGTTTTATACTTAGTTGAGTGGAAGGAGCACTGGACTCAGACTTGGAGTCTTCGTCTTTTCTCTGATAATGTCTCTTGGGACTACGGGCAGGACACGTGTCCGGTTCCATTTTTCTCACTTGTAAACTAGGTGGAATCGGATTAGATGGTCTCTAAAAACCCTTCTAGCTCTAAATATAGATGATTCACTAGGTACAAATGTGCTAATGGTATTTGTGCTGACCCATTCTAGGCATAtgaatgtttttgtttcaaaaaactgggttgaggggggtggggggatttgcttgggctgtgggatggaaagcctgtgaaatcagattgttacgatcattttacaactatagatgtgataaattcatttgaataattacaaaaaaataaaaaacattaaaaaaggaagaaatgaaaaaaaaactgggtTGAGGACATCTGAGGCTATCAGCATTATTTTTCATACTTCACTTAATTTTCACATAAATCGATCTTATCATTTCAGTTTACTAGTTGAATAGTTGAGATTATTGGATTCAGACTTCTAAGAGACTCTATTGTAATGCCTGTATTTAATTCTATTCAGAAAGCACTTATTAAGTATCTGCTGTGTACCCAGCTTTGTACTAcattcttcatctttaaatgagTGAAAGATCTGATTTCTGTTATTTCTGACAAttgtcctatttttaaaaatgcgttTTAAAGGAAATTAACTTACTCCAAATATCTACGGAGTATaaatttaataattctttttttttttttttaatcttttttagggccgcacctgaggcatgtggaggttcccaggctaggggtctaatcggagctgttgccaccagcctacaccacagccacagccgtgccaggtccgagccacatctgcgacctacaccacaggtcatggcaatgctggatccttaacccgctgagtgaggccagggattgaaccctcaacctcatggttcctagtcagattcgtttttgcacctccatgataggaactcctgataattcTTAAAGGAAATTTTCAAGTATGCTTTTTCTCTACTTGTCTGAGTTGTTAATGGTTATTTTGGAtccaaagtttaaaatttttcgaTAAGATTTGGTTCTTGAGCTTCTTGAATTTTTTGACAGGTCTGTGATTCAAAGACATAATGTTCATTACTGAGCGTACTGCTGCAAGTGCTGTTATCTCCTTTATAGCTTACGCATTCCATTTAAAACTCAGCAGGATGGACTGTGTTCTTTGCATTGGCAGTTCTTGTCCAAGGAAGGAAAGCATACTGTACCCTTTCTCCTTAGTACTGTTATCATTTGATATTCCCTTTTTAAAGTTGACCATAAAAGGAAGAGGTCTGATTAGCAGTCATATTATAGAGATAacaagaaatgagaaatttaattCTGTTTTAGTTCAGGGTCAGCCATATGaatgcctttcttttccttgtttaagGTTCTCTTAGAAGCACAAGATATGGCAGTGAGAGACCACAATGTGGAATTCAGATCCAATTTGTACGTAGGTAAGATCTTTAATATTCTTAGCTTTGCAAAGTGTCTTCCAGTAGTGATGCCAAGTTCTTTATCTAATAATAGTCTTTCATATCTAACTACTTAGGGTTGTGTTTGCCAGTGAAAATTGCTGGTAATAGCTTACTCTTCAGCCTTCAGCATGCTAATATTAGTCTTTTGTAATTGGTTACAGTGTTACCGCTTTATTGTTACCTATTCTGTAAGGAGATGGAGATCATGAAAGGTTTTGACTAAGGAAGAAtgtaactgattttttaaaagatgaatttttttgtCAACCCATCGGAGATATATAAAGGATCACTGGTAGACTTAATCTTTAtttagggatttcctgttgtggctctgtgggttgaggacctgatgtctctgtgaagatgagggttcaatccctggcctcactcagtggattaagaatccggagtcaccatggctgtggcataggccagcagttgaagctctgatttgacctctagcctgggaacttctatatgccgcagatgtgggcataaaaagaaaaaaaatcttttatttataatgtgtcaGGCCAGGTACCTAATCCAAAAAAATGTTATGTAGGTTAACCGTCCAATTATCAGAATGGAAAATCTGTTGAATTATCAAAGCCAAGGGGCCTACAAAGGCTCAGATGACCCAGATGTGTTTGTTCCCTTTTGTTATTATATCCTGAAGCATTACCTCTGGTTTTGAATGGTTATTTCACATCACATTAAATCAGTGTAAGTCCACATGCTTTGGGAGACATGGTGTCCTCTACAAATATAAGGAATTTTTTAGTAGCATACCTTCACACAGCTCTTTTTCTAGAAAGAGATCAGTGTTTATTACAAAGCTCTCTTACAAAGCTCACCCCCAACACCACAGTAAAATTATTGCAGCAGTTATTCCAAGCTCAGCAGTTTTGTTATCAAACAAAGGTgttgataaaaaagcaaaattttcccAGTCTGCCAAACCTATATTTAAGAAGGACTGTTTTTTATCTAAAGACATTTAAACTCCAGATAGGGGAATTGCTATTCTCCAAATAAAGGGGAAAGGCTAAATCATTAGGAGGGAAGTTAGCTGTGCACACATCATCTTTCAACacttagaagtttaaaaaaaaaaatctaaattccaCTTTGTCACATAATCTCTGCTTTACTGGAGTGGTTAAGTTAAAGTCTTACCTCAGCTCACGTGGAATTGATTCTGGCAAGCATACTTGTTTCTAAAATTCAGAGGAGTTATGATTTTCAGTTGAAATATCATTTTAACTAATTATATTCTGATACATGCATAGATGCAGAGGGAAATCAAAATGGCAAATTCA
Coding sequences:
- the MRPL22 gene encoding 39S ribosomal protein L22, mitochondrial isoform X2, producing MQNLRGKLALRLLSSHSILPQSHIHTSASLEISRKWEKKNKIVYPPQLPGEPRRPAEIYHCRRQIKYSKDKMWYLAKLIRGMSIDQALAQLEFSDKKGAQIIKEVLLEAQDMAVRDHNVEFRSNLYVAESTSGRGQYLKRIRYHGRGRFGIMEKVFCHYFVKLVEGPPPPREAPKTAVAHAREYIQELRNRTITHAL
- the MRPL22 gene encoding 39S ribosomal protein L22, mitochondrial isoform X1 — protein: MAAAVLEHLGGLWMQNLRGKLALRLLSSHSILPQSHIHTSASLEISRKWEKKNKIVYPPQLPGEPRRPAEIYHCRRQIKYSKDKMWYLAKLIRGMSIDQALAQLEFSDKKGAQIIKEVLLEAQDMAVRDHNVEFRSNLYVAESTSGRGQYLKRIRYHGRGRFGIMEKVFCHYFVKLVEGPPPPREAPKTAVAHAREYIQELRNRTITHAL